In Fibrobacterota bacterium, the genomic stretch CGCGGGTTCCGAGGTCGTGATGGAAGAGTTCATGGAAGGCGAAGAGGCTTCCGTATTCGCCCTTACCGACGGAGAGGCCTTCGTGGTCTTGCCCACCGCGCAGGATCATAAACGGATTGGCGATGGCGACACGGGACCCAACACCGGCGGCATGGGCGCCTATGCCCCCGCCCCTCTCATGACCCGGGAGCTTTTGGACGAGACCGCTCGCCTGGTCATCAAGCCCACGCTCGATGGCATGCGCCGCGAAGGCATGCCCTACCGCGGCATCCTCTACGTCGGCCTCATGGTCACGCGCCAAGGTCCCAAGGTGGTCGAATTCAATTGCCGCTTCGGGGATCCCGAAACCCAGGTGGTCTTGCCCATCCTGCAAGAGGATCTCCTCGACCTCATCCTCGCCTCCCTGGATGGGACGCTTAAGGCGCGGACCGTGGCCGCGCCCCGGGAATGGTCCGCCGTGGTCGTGATGGCCTCCAAGGGATATCCGGGCCCTTACGAAACCGGCATCCCCATCGAAGGCTTGGAGGGCGTCTCAGAAGTACCCGGAGCGCATGCCATCCACGCCGGCACCAAGCGCCTCAATGGCCGGCTCGTCAGCGCCGGCGGACGGGTATTGGGAATGGTCGGGCAAGGCCCCAGCTTGCAGGAAGCCATCCGCATCGCCTATGCCGGCGCCGGCAAGGTGGCCTTCGCCGGAGCCCGGTTCCGGGGCGATATCGGTAAAAAAGGCTTGGCGAGATTAGGGCTATAGAAGGGATGCGCTTCGTAGTCCTCCGCGGCCGCTCCGGGTACCCGATGGCAGGGCTTCTCCCCGCCGCCTTTCTCGCCAGCCTCCTATTTCTCCTGGTCGCCGCCGCTTCGCCGACCCCCGCTCCCGCCACCATTCGCAAACCCGCCAAACCGGGTCATGCCGATACTCTCGCCGCCCTTAGGGATTCCCTCCGCTCTCCTACGGATACCTTGCCTAAACCCTTGCGGAATCTGGGCCAGAAGGCTCTCCGGGTCCCGGAAAAACTTCTCTTCAACGTTATTTGGGGGGGCTGGAGCTTCCGTTGGGTGACCGCAGGACAAGCGACCCTGGAACTGCTTCCCGCCGACGTCCCCGGGGCCTGGGAAATCCGCTCTTTGGCATGGTGCAATGGATTCTTCCAAACCTTCTATCCGGTGCGGGACACCGTGGTTTCCCGCATCGATAGCCGCGGCATATACCCTTTGAAGTTCGAAAAGCATCTCCACGAAGGCGGATACAAGGCGTCCCTCTCGGCCGCGTATGATCAAGCCCGGCATACGGTTACCACCCAGGATACGTCCTTCCCCATCGAGCCGTTCACCCATGATGTGCTTTCGGCCTTCTACTTCATCCGGACCCAACGTCTGGTGGAGGGGGACACCCTGGAATTGGCCGCCGTTTCCGGCAAAAAGAAGTACAGTCTTAAGGTCCTCTGCCATGGCCGCGAGACCATCGAAGTACCGGCCGGCAAGTTCAAGACCTTGGTCGTCGAGCCCGTCCTCAAGGAAGACGGCCTCTTCAAGGCCAAGGGCAAACTCACCATCTGGGTTACCGATGACGAGGCGCACGTCCCCGTGAAGATGCAAAGCAAGATCCCGGTCGGGTCGATCAAAGCGGAATTAGTGTCGATGCCTAAAGGGCAATAAGACCCTTGGAGAACGGGCCTTCCGGCGCGATTGTCGTCCTTGCCGCCGCGGAAATCTGATTATATTCTGGTTACTCTTCCAACCGTCGCATCTTCCAACCAAGGAGACCCGTGATGACCCAACGCCAGGACGATACGCAAGACGATAAGCAGCCCAACCCCACCTTCCCCGATGAGATGGAGAACGGTTCCGGCGAGGCGCCCGCCCCCGAAGCCCAGGCCGCCTCCGCCGCCGACAAGGAC encodes the following:
- the purD gene encoding phosphoribosylamine--glycine ligase, encoding MKILIIGNGGREHAIGRKLAQSPRKPTLLFAPGNPGMEELGSCYTVSPDDFRGLLSLAQSQKVDLTIVGPEQPLVGGLVDLFREQGLAIFGPDKAAAALEGSKAFAKDFMARHNIPTAQFRTFRALEPAKAWLRETGAPIVIKASGLAGGKGAVVCMNLPEAESALNSMLGPKAVFGAAGSEVVMEEFMEGEEASVFALTDGEAFVVLPTAQDHKRIGDGDTGPNTGGMGAYAPAPLMTRELLDETARLVIKPTLDGMRREGMPYRGILYVGLMVTRQGPKVVEFNCRFGDPETQVVLPILQEDLLDLILASLDGTLKARTVAAPREWSAVVVMASKGYPGPYETGIPIEGLEGVSEVPGAHAIHAGTKRLNGRLVSAGGRVLGMVGQGPSLQEAIRIAYAGAGKVAFAGARFRGDIGKKGLARLGL
- a CDS encoding DUF3108 domain-containing protein, coding for MAGLLPAAFLASLLFLLVAAASPTPAPATIRKPAKPGHADTLAALRDSLRSPTDTLPKPLRNLGQKALRVPEKLLFNVIWGGWSFRWVTAGQATLELLPADVPGAWEIRSLAWCNGFFQTFYPVRDTVVSRIDSRGIYPLKFEKHLHEGGYKASLSAAYDQARHTVTTQDTSFPIEPFTHDVLSAFYFIRTQRLVEGDTLELAAVSGKKKYSLKVLCHGRETIEVPAGKFKTLVVEPVLKEDGLFKAKGKLTIWVTDDEAHVPVKMQSKIPVGSIKAELVSMPKGQ